The following are from one region of the Nicotiana tomentosiformis chromosome 7, ASM39032v3, whole genome shotgun sequence genome:
- the LOC104107332 gene encoding protein OXIDATIVE STRESS 3 LIKE 1-like isoform X2 — protein sequence MSIALERNNTADRQIERPGFVHGMAFIPIYKSAELRVQAKQENEDDRTSSSSSSSSIGRNSDDSPAVGGSSSDGGDGEEVQSPFKPAGALDNLEALEEVLPIKRGISNFYAGKSKSFTSLADAASCSSLKDMVKPENAFTRKRKNLLAHSNFFDKNRNHFPRNYSGGLYKRPINSRSSLALGATSSCSESNNSSESLNSNPSSPHFSLPPLPPQSRRYSNESSSSPPEQKFSAWRSFSLSDLQGAAASTPSLTGIKE from the exons ATGTCGATTGCGTTAGAGAGGAATAATACAGCTGATCGTCAGATCGAACGGCCAGGATTCGTGCATGGAATGGCGTTTATTCCGATCTATAAGTCGGCGGAGCTTAGGGTTCAGGCGAAGCAGGAAAATGAGGATGATCGGACCTCTTcctcgtcttcttcttcttcgattgGTAGGAATAGTGATGACTCGCCGGCGGTGGGAGGTTCTTCGTCGGACGGAGGCGACGGCGAGGAGGTTCAGAGTCCTTTCAAACCTGCTGGTGCTTTGGATAATTTGGAGGCTTTAGAGGAGGTTTTGCCAATAAA GAGGGGCATATCAAATTTTTATGCTGGAAAATCAAAATCCTTTACTAGTCTAGCAGATGCGGCATCGTGTTCCTCGCTTAAAGATATGGTCAAGCCAGAGAATGCATTCACTAGGAAACGCAAGAACTTGCTTGCTCACAGCAATTTCTTTGACAAGAATAGGAATCACTTCCCAAGAAATTATAGTGGTGGGTTATACAAGAGACCAATAAACTCTAGAAGCTCATTAGCTCTTGGTGCAACCTCAAGCTGCTCTGAGAGCAATAACAGCTCCGAGTCATTGAACTCAAATCCATCATCACCTCATTTCTCTCTTCCTCCTTTGCCTCCACAATCAAGAAGATATAGCAATGAGTCATCATCATCACCTCCCGAACAGAAGTTTAGTGCATGGAGGTCTTTCTCCTTATCGGATCTGCAAGGGGCTGCTGCTTCAACGCCCAGTCTCACGGGCATAAAGGAGTAG
- the LOC138895088 gene encoding uncharacterized protein, giving the protein MEEMENENKMLRDQMREHQERVDKIPGALKLLPKRDAGRFVEQPYSDEVAPHAIPKTFKMPPYLKIYDGTTDPEDHVTHYVIAAKGNDLAKEQISSILLKKFGETLTRGALTWYSQLPARSIETFKKMADKFVTAHAGAKKAEARVNDIFVTKQSPGEGLRDFFARFNRVRLTLPNVSKGIVVAAFQNGLNRNGSRATRKLLSRLMKYPPTTWDEIHNAYCAEVRADEDDLNVPTHRLTSVQAKTTKDQRNDAMRDLAAPLPNRERHQPYVRSAIMTPNRHEEILSRPRTGTHRNERGIPHLLFAYSFCVSLSEIVYALEKLGPKVKWSQKMRSDPSTRKSKALCEFHQE; this is encoded by the coding sequence atggaagaaatggaaaatgaaaacaaaatgcttcgggaccaaatgagagaGCACCAAGAAAGAGTCGACAAAATACCGGGTGCCCTAAAACTCTTGCCAAAAAGAGACGCAGGTCGGTTCGTTGAGCAACCCTACAGTGATGAAGtcgccccacatgccatacccaaGACCTTCAAGATGCCGCCTTATCTGAAAATATATGACGGTACGACCGAccccgaagatcatgtgactcactatGTCATTGCGGCAAAGGGCAATGATCTCGCCAAAGAACAAATATCCTCCatcttgttgaaaaagttcggtgAAACCCTCACCAGAGGAGCATTAACTTGGTATTCACAGCTGCCTGCGCGCTCCATTGAAACATTCAAAAAGATGGCCGACAAATTCGTGACGGCCCATGCCGGGGCTAAAAAGGCGGAGGCTAGAGTGAACGATATATTTGTCACCAAACAATCACCCggagagggattgagggacttcTTCGCTCGATTCAACCGAGTGAGGTTGACCTTACCAAATGTATCGAAAGGAATAGTTGTAGCAGCTTTCCAAAATGGGTTGAACAGGAATGGCTCAAGAGCGACCAGAAAATTATTAAGTCGTCTtatgaaatatcctccaaccacttgggatgaaatacacaacgcCTATTGTGCCGAGGTCCGTGCAGACGAAGACGACCTGAATGTGCCAACCCATCGGTTGACCTCGGTACAGGCTAAAACCACGAAGGATCAAAGAAATGATGCCATGAGAGATCTTGCAGCTCCACTACCCAACCGAGAAAGGCATCAGCCATACGTCAGAAGCGCCATCATGACCCCCAACCGCCACGAAGAGATCCTATCTAGACCAAggacagggactcaccggaacgaGAGAGGTATCCCCCATTTATTATTCGCTTATAGTTTTTGTGTGTCACTCTCAGAAATAGTCTACGcattggagaagctcggaccaaaagTGAAGTGGtcacaaaagatgaggtcagatcCAAGCACTAGAAAGTCAAAAgccctctgcgagttccaccaAGAGTGA